The following DNA comes from Salvelinus sp. IW2-2015 unplaced genomic scaffold, ASM291031v2 Un_scaffold1676, whole genome shotgun sequence.
TAGCACCCATTCCTGTTCGGACCTGATCTCCTCACATCTCTGTAGCTCCATTCCCTGTGGACTGATCTCCTCACACTCTCTGTAGCTCCATTCCCTGTGGACTGATCTCCTCACATCTCTGTAGCACCATTCCCTGTGGACTGATCTCTTCACATCTCTGTAGCTCCATTCCCTGTGGACTGATCTCCTCACATCTCTTGTAGCACCATTCCCTGTGGACTGATCTCTCACATCTCTGTAGCACCATTCCCTGTGGACTGATCCCTCACACTCTGTAGCACCATTCCCTGTGGACTGATCTCCTCACACTCTGTAGCACCATTCCCTGTGGACTGATCTCCTTCACATCTCTGTAGCACCATTCCCTGTGGACTGATCTCTTCACATCTCTGTAGCCCCATTCCCTGTGGACTGATCTCCTCACATCTCTGTAGCACCATTCCCTGTGGACTGATCTCCTCACATCTCTGTAGCACCATTCCCTGTGGACTGATCTCCTCACATCTTGTAGCTCCATTCCCTGTGGACTGATCTCCTCACATCTGTCTAGCACCCATTCCCTGTGGACTGATCTCCTCACATCTCTGTGCTGCACCATTCCCTGTGGACTGATCTCCTCACATCTCTGTAGCACCATTCCCTGTGGACTGATCTCCTCACATCTCTGTAGCACCATCCCTGTGGACTGATCTCCTCACATCTCTGTAGCACCATTCCCTGTGGACTGATCTCCCACTCTCTGTAGCACCATTCCCTGTGGACTGATCTCTTTCACATCTCTGTAGCTCCATTCCCTGTGGACTGATCTCCTCACATCTCTGTAGCACCATTCCCTGTGGACTGATCTCCCTCACATCTCTGTAGCACCATTCCCTGTGGACTGATCTCTTCACATCTCTGTACTCCATTCCCTGTGGACTGATCTCTCCTCACATTCTGTAGCACATTCCCTGTGGACTGATCTCCTCCACGTCTCTGTAGCACCATTCCCTCGTGGACTGACTTCTTCACATCTCTGTAGCTCCATTCCCTGTGGCATCTCCGATCTCCTTCACATCTGTAGCGCACCTCATTTCCCCTCGTGGACTGATCTCCTCACGTCTCTGTAGCACCATTCCCTGTGGACTGATCTCTTCACATCTCTGTAGCTCCATTCCCTGTGGACTGATCTCCTCACATCTCTGTAGCACCATTCCCTGTGGACTGATCTCCTCACATCTCTGTAGCTCCATTCCCTGTGGACTGATCTCTTCACATCTCTGTAGCACTATTCCCTGTGGACTGATctcctcccgagtggtgcagcggtctaaagttctgcatctcagtgcaagaggcgtcactacagtccccctggtttgaatccaggctgcatcacatctggctgtgattgggagtcccatagggcggtgcacaattggcccagcgtcatttgcccgaggtaggccgtcattgtaaataagaatttgttcttaactgacttgcctagttaaataaaggttacatttattttttaaacaatggatatTTATTCAGTCAAGTCTGAATGACCACATACAAGTAAAATCATGTATTGTTGTATAATAGACTAGGGTGTATAAATTTGGGACAATGGTTTACTGAATAGATAGATACACCTGGCTTGGTGATGACGCCTCACCTAAACAACTATTATAGCTTAGTCATGACAGGGCTATTGTGTTCTGTCTCTGCCCTGAATACCAAACTAAGTCCTCCATGTCTCCTACAGCTCAGTTCAACGTCACAGCTCCGTggaactactctctctctctctgacgggtCCAGACACAGTGCATTTTTGATTCATCAGGCTTCTCACCACTTCTTGGGCCTATTCCTCTGCTCCCTTTGGGCCAACCTGTCTAGAAGACTACACAGTCAGCTGCTTTGACTCACTGGGAAGAGAGTATACACAGCCATTAGGAATTCACACGTCTCCCACAAAGGCATCGAGTTAAggcaaagtgttttgtttcaaaCCACCAAGTTCTCTCTGGCTGAGAGCAATCACATGATGTGTcacgcggaagacacatttcagttgaatacattcagttgtacgtCTGACTAGGTTATCCCGCTTTCCCTTTACCTTTCACGGTCATTGTAACACGAAAAGGGTAAAAGTGACCACCCCCCCAAACCCTTAAAGAATACATACAGAAAAGAAAAAGGCTatgtctaaaatggcaccctattccctttatagtgcactatgggccctggaaaaaagtagtgcactatatagggaatagggtgccatttgggacggaggaGAAAAGAGCCTATAAGCCTATATGCGTTTTGCTCCAGCCACAATGACAGACTTAAAATTAGAGAACATTGACCTGGTTTATGTGGAAaatggaagaggggggggggggaaaccacATTCCCCTCTGATCTGCTCCATTTTTCCAAGTATTTCTCTGTCACAGAATTTGAGGGCGGGAAATAAGCATCCTAAAGCCAACAGTGAGAGACCCAAGACGCATGCTTTTCTTTGCTTAGCTTTTTTTGGGGCATTCTCTatagcaggggttcccaaacgttttcacTCGGGGGCCCCCCTTCTAACATTGGGGAACATCCATATTGAGTGTATTTACATGTGTACATACGAACCACGCTAAAGATATGTATTTTAAAAGGGTACTTTTTATGAAATGTGCATCTAATGGTTGCATGCTAATTAATAACTGCTAGCTAGCTTAGTGTTAGGCAATAGCTAGCCTGCCATTTTGTCCTGGCTAGCTATTTTTTGCTTTTGTTATTGTTAGGTGTCCATTggtttttgttacatttaataCACAGGCCTAAAAGTATTTAAAAATGTGGGAATGTGTTTGCTATTGGAATGTAACGGATACTTTTCTACAAAGAGATTTTAGCATTACAGTTTTAAGTAACAGCAagctttccaggacatagacatgtcttatatgggcagaaagcttaaatgattgttcatctaactgcactgtccaatttatagtagctattacagtgaaaaaaccatgctattgtttgaggagagtgcacaacaacaacaaaaacgtatCTGGtgaactggtttgatacattcacctctgaaggtaaataatgtacttacattcagtaatcttgctctgatttgtcatcctgagggtcccagagataaaatgtagcatagttttgtttgataaaatccatttttatattaaaatgtaggaactgggttctacagtttgaacccctgctgtctctggctccacacccaccccgcccagccatctagatgtgtgaaagttagtgtataagctaatgatccatcatgtatgacattcctgggagtgtgtaaacttataTGTTGTATTACCATATAATTTTTTTATGCTCTCTATGTAACcgttgtgaaatggctagctagttagcgggatgcacgctaatagcgtttcaatcggtgacatcactagctctgagaccttgaagtagttgtttcccttgctctgcaaggcccttcgtgggaggcagttgttgatatgtgcagagggtccctggtttgagcccaggtagggttgcgaggagagggacggaagcaacactgttatgtattatttattttaccgttattttaccaggtaagttgactgagaacacattctcatttacagcaacgacctgggaaatagttacaggggagaggagggggatgaatgagccaattgtaaacttggGATttttaggtgaccgtgatggtttgagggccagattgagaatttagccaggacaccagggttaacactcctactcttacagtaagtgccatgggatctttaatgacctcagagagtcagtacacccgtttaacgtcccatccgaaagacggcaccctacacagggcagtgtccccaatcactgccctggggcattgggatattttttagaccagaggaaagagtgcctcctactggccctccaaccccacttccagcagcatctggtctcccatccagggactgaccaggaccaaccctgcttagcttaagaagcaaaccagcagtggtatgcagggtggtatgctgctgatatctatagttatgtacttgaaaatgtatcaatttggCAGACTTGTTACAAAATATTGTCCAATATTGCAATGCTTcgctggatcaatctgaaactttgcatacacactgctgtcatctagtggccaaaatctaaattgcgcctaaactgcaatattatattatggcctttctgttgcatttcaaagattatgattttttttttttaaacgtatgtttttttgtttgcattatcttttaccagatctaatttgttatattctcctacattagtttcacatttctaaaaacttcaaagtgtttcctttcaaatggtatcaagaatatgcatatccttgcttcaggtcctgagctacaggcagttagatttgggtatgtcatgttaggtgaaatttgaaaaaaaagagtacgatccttaagaggtttaatcCACTGACTTGCCacgttaaataaaatgttaaaaaatgtttaaaaaatcctGTGATTGACTCAGCAAATCCTGTGATTAActcaattacattttaaaacatatgTCACCCCTATTTTGAGTTGAACAGTCAATATTCTGAGATTGAGAGAAATKTTtaattaaatatacagtacattggaaGAGAAAGCCAGTGTAGGCCCTCTTGGTCTGATGGTCAAGACTTTGGTTTCTCCTGCGGGAGACTTAAAAtcgtaaaatccatagattatgtcctattgaatttatttcaattgactgatttccttatatgaactgtaactcagtcaaatctttgaaattgttgcatgttgcgtttatatttttgttcagtatatatgttgAAAATCCATGTGAAACTTCACACGTGTCCAAAGACCACGTGGcaaaacaaataaatgtaaaaaatgcacGTGACATTTTTCACGTGATTTGTTCACATGAGTGTTTATACATGTGTCCGAACGTCTTTtttgtaagggggggggggtggaggtagGGGCGACATGGAGGGGTAGAGGTGTGGGGTAGCGAGGCTAGAAGGTGGTGGGGGAGGTGGACGGTGAGGAGGTGGTAGTTAGGGTGTGGGTGGGAGGTTAgaagggtggaggtggaggtagagagggTCGAGGGGTAGAGTTTAGGAGGGTGGGAGGCTAGAAGGGTGGAGGTaggagtggaggtggaggtatgAAGGCGGGAGGGGATAAGAGGTGTTGGGTGGAGTAGGAGGTGAGTGGAAGGGTAGAAGGGTGAGGTGGAGGTAGAAGGGTGGAGGGGGTAGAGGTGTGGGGTGGAGGTAGAAGAGTGGAAGTGAGTAGgagggtgagaggggagagaggtggaggtggaggtagagagggTGGGGGGATAGAGGTGTTGGGTGGAGGTAGAAGGGTGGAGGGGCGGTAGAGGGTGTGGGGTGGAGGGCGGGTGGAGGTAGAAGGGTGGAGGGCGTAGAGGTGTGGGGTGGACGGTAACGAAGGCTGGGGGGTCAGGATGGGGAGTGAGGAAGGGTGGAGGTAGAAGGTCGAGGGTAGAGGTAAGGAAGGGTGGAGGTaggagggtggaggggtagaggTGCTGGGGTGGAGTCGAAGGTGGCTGGAGGTAGAGGGGTGGAGGGCGAGGGTGGGGTGGAGGTAGGAAGGGGTGGAGCTGGGAGGGGGCTAGAGGTGGTGGGGTGGAGGTCAGAAGGTGAGTAGAAAGCGTCGCAGGGGTAGAGTGTGGGGATGGAGGTAGAAGAGTGGAGGGTAAGAtaagggtggaggtggaggtgggagggGTAGAGGTGGgaagggtggaggtggagggtaggaggggatggaggaaactgggtggagggtggaggtagAAGGGTGGAGGTaggagggtggaggggtagaggTGTGGGGGTGGAGTAGAAGGGTGGAGGTAGGAGGGTGGAGGTAGGAGGGTGGAGGTTAGGAGGGTGGAAGGGTGGAGGTACAAGGGTGGAGGGTAAAAGGGTGCAGGGGAGAGGTGGTAGGGATGTGGAGGTAGCAAGGGTGGAGGTAGGAGGGTAGGTAGAAGGGTGGAGGTAGAAGGGTGGAAGAAACTGGCTTGCTGAAGTGTTAGAGCTCCTGCAGGAATTAACCCCCCCGGTCTGAGCTGTGCAGCCGGAGGCGGCATGCCAAGGGAGCTCCAGGAACGCTGATGTTAACATTTTGCCTCAGACCTCAGTCATATAATCACAGCCTCTCTATACCCATACAACCCCTGAGGTATGTGTTTGCCTAGGCCTAATCGGTGAGGATAAACCCTCTGAAATAGATGT
Coding sequences within:
- the LOC139024584 gene encoding uncharacterized protein, translated to MPPPAAQLRPGGLIPAGALTLQQASFFHPSTSTLLPTLLPPPLLPPHPYHLSPAPFYPPPLYLHPSTLLTSTLLPPPSYLHPSTPPPHLYPSTLLPPPFYLHPPPSFLHPLLPSTSTLPTSTPPTSTSTLILPSTLLPPSPHSTPATLSTHLLTSTPPPLAPSQLHPFLPPPHPRPPPLYLQPPSTPPQHLYPSTLLPPPFLTSTLDLLPPPFLTPHPDPPAFVTVHPTPLRPPPFYLHPPSTPHPLPPLHPSTSTQHLYPPTLSTSTSTSLPSHPPTHFHSSTSTPHLYPLHPSTSTSPFYPSTHLLLHPTPLIPSRLHTSTSTPTSTLLASHPPKLYPSTLSTSTSTLLTSHPHPNYHLLTVHLPHHLLASLPHTSTPPCRPYLHPPPLTKKTFGHMYKHSCEQIT